The genome window CGGTATCAGCACCGCGAGCAACGGCGAAAATCCGAAAACCAGGCTGGATGGACCCAGCAGGTCCTGGGCTATCTGAAAGACGAAGCCGACCACTACACCGGTAAATATGCGCAGACCGAGGGTAACCGAACGCAGCGGGCCGAAAATGAACGAGATGGCCAGCAGCACCAGGGCCATGGTGACTACCGGCTTCAGTACCTTGGTCCAGAACGCCAGCCAATAGGGGCCATTATTCAGGCCCTGGGCCGACAGGTAGTGGATGTAGTCCCACAAGCCGGTGATAGACAGGGTCTGCGGATCCAGTACCGCCGTACTCAACAGCTTCTGGCTCAGCTGGATGTTCCAGGGCGCAGTGGCCTGGGTGGTGACCTCGGTTCGATCTTCCTTGAACTCGGTGGTGCGCACACCCTGCAGCTGCCACTTGTCATCGGCAAAGATTGCCCGCTTGGCAAAGCTGGAAAACAGCAAGCGGTGATCAGGGCCGAAACTATAACGGGTTACACCCAGCAGATTGCCGTCCGGCTGCACCGCATTGATATGCAGAAACTCATCACCTTCACGGTGCCAGAGCCCACGCTTGGCGCTCTGTGCATCACCGCCACCCTGCGCCATGGCCCGATTGGATTGCGCCATGGCTTCGGTCACCGGCGCCAC of Pseudomonas pohangensis contains these proteins:
- the lptG gene encoding LPS export ABC transporter permease LptG, giving the protein MVKLDRYIGASVFWAILAVLMVILGLALLFNFVDELNDVDANYGLMDAFSYVLLTAPQSLFEMLPMSALIGCLAGLGALASNSELTIMRAAGVSVGRIVWAVMKPMLVLMVAGLLISEYVAPVTEAMAQSNRAMAQGGGDAQSAKRGLWHREGDEFLHINAVQPDGNLLGVTRYSFGPDHRLLFSSFAKRAIFADDKWQLQGVRTTEFKEDRTEVTTQATAPWNIQLSQKLLSTAVLDPQTLSITGLWDYIHYLSAQGLNNGPYWLAFWTKVLKPVVTMALVLLAISFIFGPLRSVTLGLRIFTGVVVGFVFQIAQDLLGPSSLVFGFSPLLAVLIPTGVCALIGFWMLRRAG